Genomic window (Myxocyprinus asiaticus isolate MX2 ecotype Aquarium Trade chromosome 50, UBuf_Myxa_2, whole genome shotgun sequence):
gtgagtgctcataatTAAATagatatgtttcaaaattgcaattaatttcgtTAGAGTAAAACTATataatgaggaaaacattactgagtgcacctttaaattatacacaagttttaaccgaAAAACTAATGTAagtgttttaatataattatgaTAAGCAGTACTGCCATACAGTAAACTTTAGTTTTATATGAGCTGAAAATTAttctttgtggaaatcaacattgttCCACTAATGCTGcaaattgagcataacttgtattcaATtcggaacatttatttaaattaaacaatttaaaacataaattattttatgGATAATTGATCACATTgtttgtgtagtttaaaaaaataaataatctcatcTTTACATGATACAGATAATAGTTAGACAGTGTAAATAATAGCAACGATTTAACATCAAGTGTCTCTTTGTTTCATAAAAGGTTTTGAAaagttgcataaattaaattaaattaaattacattttaaaaagcaagTTTCAAATGGGAAAAACCTGATGAGAAcatattattgtattaatatgATGTAAtcaacaattatttaataaattaaatgtttaaattatacatatatttcatttATAGAATTAATTACAGATTTATGTGAAAcagacaaataatatattttaaaaataaccatttaaatACAAATTCCTTTCAAGTTCAGTATGCACTATTTCCATTTATAGACACTGGGCATTGTGTATAATTGTAGATGTAAATCTTTATCAGTAGATGGAGCCACATTCACTATAATTATATTCCAACAAGAATGTtgcagtaagaaaaaaaaaaaaacattatttgaaaagGCTTGTGAGAAAAACCTGCCTCCTATAAGAACATGATCGCAGGCACTGCATGTGTGAGAGACTCCAGTGTTCCTAAAGTTACAGTGGAATATATCACACAGGGtaagcatctttactcactgcaTGCACATTTATAACTGCTGGGAAGATTTTCAATTGGGGAAAATCCtatttgtacagtatatgtatactgTTTGCATATAGTATTATAAATCCGTGCTCTGTCAATGATCTTTACTTAAACTTGATTCATACATATGGTAACCACTTTTAAATGTGCAGAATAATTATATAAGCAtgtttaaatgaaagtgaatccCCTTTTAAAGCAACTGTACTATGTTTTGTACAAAGAATGAAATATCTTGTCATGTTATATGCAAGTATTCCTTCCTTTTGAATGAGAATGGACTTTATATTTAAGATATCTTCACAGAAGTTTGCATGATTACATGAATAGACGGTTTTGTTAAAAAGAAAACAGCAATTTCAGCTGGAAGTTGCTGGAGGGCTTTGTCAGATAAATATGGTGTCTAAGTACTAGTTGGTACATGCCTTTGGTTCCACTACTTTTGAAATAGCTGTAATGAGCTTGTACTGCAGATTTACTGTTACACGTGTTTTATTTTAACTGTTTCTTTCTCACAGTCTTTGAATGTTGAGAATGAGATTCTGGAACAGGGATGCACGGAGAAACTTTGGAAAAACTTTCAATTCAATATTAGAGGATTgaatttgtaataaatattttatactttGTTGTCCCCCACTGTTGAAATGAGATCTACAGTATGGAAAATATGCTGGATGTGGAATTTGCACAAGGACAATGTGATACTTTCAAAAATGTGCCGTGGTATAATTACTTAAATGAACTGGGTGAACGGACACAGTTTGGACACTGTTGTTTTGTGCTGCAATGCGAAGGACTCTGCCAAATTGCTGCAGAACTGAGCCAGGGTCAACAACCGTATTATTCAAACTAAACAATGTGATCTTTGCCACATGCAAGAAATTGCAAGCAAGTGATTTTTAGATGGAAATTGCAAATGCATGTACTGTAGGACTGATGGAGAACAACTATAGTGAGAAATTATTAATTTTCTATGGATCGTATTATGTattgagtgcaaaaaaaaaacaaaaaaaaaataaaataaaatactgtagttAAACTGCATACCCAAGTCTATGTAACTTTTGACCTTTGACCTTGGAAAACGTAAGTTATGCATGACACTGGACAATAGAAATGTAacttgtagaaatgtaatatttcataAATTAGCAAGTACTTTCAAAGTGTCAAAAATGCACTGTAAACCCCTTTGAAATGAACTGTACGTGAAATTAAATGTACATTCATTTTCagttaatcacattttattaataCATTCATTAGGTTCATCAATAGAAGTTCATAAATCAATTAAAATCATATTTGAACTAAATGACAACTGAACACTTCATAATCAACTTCCTTATCATTTGTTTCATACAAaaaatagaattattattattacacactATATGCATTTTATCTAAGAAACCTTAAAGCAGTAAAAACAATTTTGTGAAATTAACTTTTAACTGGTATTTAAATACTTCCAAATATGCATACTATATTGACCTTAACAATAAGCCTCAACAGCTAGCATTGCTTGTGTTTGTTGCCTTGGTAACCAAATTACCTGTTACAATGCACAATAAAAAAACTATGATTGAATAAAACAGAGCCCATGTGACTTATTTAAAGTAAATAgcattgttgtttttatgtttttgttgtgcCGTTTATAAATGACGTCGGACCATTGAGGGGTTTCAGTAATCATTCAGTGTGCTCATCTTTTTTCTCTGTGTTGTAGTTCACAATGCTCGGCGTCTGCTTGTGTTTGAGTATTGTTGTACACTTAGCAGTGTCTCAGGATGCAGAGGAGCCAATCACATACACGGCAAGTACTGCAAAGCTGACATGCACTCAGTTACCAGTCTGTAAATGAATGGTCAGCGGTGCATCATCAATCTGATAGTAATCAGGGTACTGTGATTAGGGTAATTGCATAAGATTTGTTAGTGTTTCaatattgaatatttatttattctcagtttccttcttttttcattttacagtGCACTGAAGGTTATGAATTTGACATTGAGAAACAAAGCTGCAAAGGTAACACACTCTAATGACCTCTTGTTGTTCTGTGAATGGCATAAGCATTAGTTATAAACAATATATCAGAAAGGCTGATTAATATGGCCAATATTTGGCCAATTTAAGATTATCGGTATCGGCTGATAACTGTGCCCAGATTGGCTCATTAACACAACTGCTAGTTCTCTCTTGTGTCAGGTGTAAAATCTACAGCACACACAGCAATGTTCTTAAAACATCTCAGAAAACCTCAGTGACTGCATAGCAAAATGCTcaaaatcacccagaacaccctagcaaccacctaacaaagcactaaaaaaaacattcaaaacacctTTACAACCACATAGAAACGTGCAAGCAACCAccccaaacaccctagcaaccacctaacaatgcactaaaaacactcagaacaccttagcaaccgcatataATTgggctagcaaccacccagaacaccctaacaaccaccttgAACAAACTAGCAATCACCTAACAATACACTAAAAACACCTTAGTGTCACCAGTCCTACTTGACCCACTCCGAATGAGATTTGAAGCGGTGATCCCCAGCATGGGAGTCTGgcacactaacaaggaggctataaagccatggcctctagcctcagtCACTAGCGTGTCTCTTAAGGCcaagagagtgaggtttacacactgcacagctatcacataccagctggctaccgttacactcacacCCCCTAAACCAGGGGTGtgaaactcagttcctggagggctgcagccctgcagagtttagttccagccctgctccaaaatgcctccttgtaatcttcaagcactcctgaagaccttgattagctgcttcaggtgtgtttaatgagggttggagctaaactctgctggactgtggccctccaggaacagagtttgacacccctgccctaacctcactcccatccgggtcacggcaccattgtcaCCGGTCCTACTTGACCCACTCCAAGAGGGATTCAAACTGGTGATCCCCGGCATGTGAGGCGAGCACATTAACAAGGAAGCTAAAGGTTACAGCCTCAATCTCAGCCTCAGTCGCTAACGCATCttttaaggccaggagagtgaggtttacacagcTATCATGTATCAGATGGCTACCGTTAcattaatccccccccccccacatggaAATTCATGTAGTTAAATAAAGTGAATTCTTTGATGTTATGATTGAAATCTGGTTATTGCAAGATTATTAATGACAATGGTGAAAAGTTTTGTAATTTCTTGAGCTAACCAATCTTTTCCTCTATACTTCACACAGACATAGATGAGTGCAAGACAGTTCAAGAAGCCTGCAAAGGGGGCATGAAATGCATTAACCATTTTGGAGGATACCTCTGCCTGCCCCACAATGCTCGAATATTTGTCAGTAATGGCGAGGATGAGCCTACTACTGCCCCACCAGTGGAACCAGGCGCTGGAGGAGGTGCTCTGCCTGTTATACCTGCCATCTCCAGAGGCGATTACTCAAGAGTCTATCAAAGTGCATCACATTCAATCCAGTGTGGTGTTGGTTTTATGGCAGACTCTCAGAACTACTGCAGAGGTGAGTGCTAGCTTGCTGGCTGATTCTCTCTGGATTCGACTGGTTTGTATGATATTTCAGGATATAGAAAAGAAAAGGCATGGCAAATTTTTTATCTCATCAATCAAATAGTTGCAGaagtatgatgttttttttttcttcagttgtaACACCCCCAGTTGGTAGATTTTGTGAATATTTGGCATGTGTCCTCAGAATGTTCTGGAGTCTGTGTGCaccaagttttgttaagtttggacATGGCGCGACTTTGGGCATGGCGTCCAAACTGACACATTTGGTACACCAGAAGTTGACATGATCAATAATAGAGCAATattgaaagtgccacagtgtttaaactCCTCAGGAAGTCAAACtactaatggcttacttacagttgtttcCTTACATTAAACTGGGCTACAAAAAAGTATGTTATCGTctaaaaaaattgcacacttcactttAAGTAAATATCCTTTCGAATATCCTTTCGAAAAGAAAATGCAATGCCAGGTCTCTCTTTTCTATCTGGtgcataaaacattttatgtgtgTGGTAATAGTGTTCTTTTGACAACTAGATAGAGGTGCCAGTCATGTTACAGCATGCAGAATTTGGTAGAAAAAAACCATTTAGGTTGCATAAACTATTTGAAAGACATGAAGTGCAAAGACATGCCGACCAACATCGCATCCAACAAGAATATAAAATTTCTTCCCATCCTTTAATCATTTTAGATACTACAAGCAGTCATTTTCTAAGTACTGCCCAAAAtttgagaagggtatagctgcaggcatcgCTCCAAACCAGCTCTCCCCTCCCCTGTTACCCCTCTCCCCTGTTCGGACATGTCCTGTATTGAAGTGTCAAAATGTTCAAGCGTCCTGTATTTATGTGGCAAAAGTTGGCAACCTGAATCATTATGTTTATGCCGGGTTTACGCTTTCTCACACGTTGACGATAGCAATTCCTAGTGGTTATCAAGTTTTCGGTGGATCTCTCTCACGCATATGCCATAGTTTCAGTTGCAATATAATTATGAGACTGTAATGTATCGCAATATGTATTCTatctagggttgccaactgttcCGACTTCAAAGTCATCCTGGATTTTGGCTGAAATTAAGACGTCATATACCCCAACCATTTCCCCCCGGTTGGACGGCGAAACGTTTTCATGCTCAAGCGTCTCGTATTCATGTGCCAGAAAGTGGGTAGACCTTATTGTATCATGAGGTGGTTGGCggtaccaagccctggtggatatttacatttacatttatgcatttggcagacgcttttatccaaacttattacagggacaatccccccggagcaacctggagttaagtgccttgctcaaggacacaatggtagtggctgtggggattgaaccgattaccagttatgtgctttagcccactacgccaccaccactacaTGGATATcatgtttacttgctactaagtgccttTAACAAACCTCTGGATCTCTTTCAATGGTTTTATGTCACTAACCTTGCAAATAAAGGCAACAGCATTGattaattcttcctcaaaagcactAACTGTATCAACCAGgtaccagccaatcagattggggACTCGCGATTTCAGCCAGCTCTTGTCATTTTGGTGTGCAGTTTGCATCAGATGAtcagtgaatggactgtgggCATGCAATTTGAGGCTGACTGGTCTCAGGTCATCAGTCCTGTAGCAACTATGCCTTCTGTGATCAAGCAGCTAACAGGGGAAATGTGGTTTTGTTTGAGGAAGTATGGGTCAGGACTTGCAATCTCTCAGCCCATTAAAATGAGTCAACAATTAGCTCTGGCCTCTTCCCGCAGAGAGGTCGGTCCTCCTGCGATGTTTACATACTTTAGGCCAGTCTCTTTCAAAAGTGCTTTGGCAGCATTTCCTTTGGAATCTGACACCAGTTTGTTGGAATCAAATCACCGTCATGTGGGCGATCATCACAGACTCCAGGTGTGTTTAGAACAGTCTTTCTCATTTCAGAGAGGTGGGTGAGAAAGTGCTGAGTTTTTTCATGTGAATTCTTGCCTGCAAGGTCTCTTGCCTAATTTTTTCCAGTGTGCCTCAGCCAGTTTGGCTATCAACAGTGCTGAACCCCCTCAAAGGGCCCACGTGAGCCTTGTCCAGCCAAACGCTGGTCAGCAAAGCTTGGAAACTCTCGGCAAGAGGCCCACTGGGGGTCTTTGGATCTCTGCTTTGACATTATTCTCACATTAATGCTTCAAATGTGTCAGTTAGGAGCCAAAGAAGAGTCTGTCTGAATATCCTTGCATTTGGATGAGGAGATTTTTCACTCACACGTGTTGCACATCCAATAGTCTGTATATGAATCAGAGAGAAGTGGGCTATTCTTAGGCCTTTGTATATAGTTACTCGACTAAACCTGGAAGATAAGTTCAGACCACCCACGACAGCCCCTACAGTGCAAAGGGACACTTTCTCTGCTCCAGGACTAAGCTGGAAATCTTGCCAGACACACCAAAGAATGATTAGGAATGCACAACCGATGTGTATTTTGGATTATGCTACCTGTTAGTTTAAATAAGTGGTGTTATTAGAGTTTGAGGAATGGAATTTCATGGacaattaattgcattaaagCTGAACTGTGTAACTTCTGCGACTCACCACATGGGGTTGCAACTATTATGGCAAACACTCCCCCTGTTTACCATTGGTTAAGCAAACCACCCCCAAAGTCACATGGTTGgtttagccaatgttgctgtgttgggctggttgggatggtCAAACAAACAAAACGTAATTTTGACAAAATTTGGTATATGTTCTCAGAATGTTCTGGTGTGTATGCTCACCTAGCTTTGTTAAGTTTGGACGTTGCACAACTTTTCGTTAACTGTAAttgatgttctgttgtgttccTTTCAAGgatctgaaggttttttttttacagatgtgAATGAATGTGCCAATGCAAATCCCTGCCAGCATCAGTGCTACAATCTGATAGGCTCTTTCATCTGCCAGTGTGAAGTTGGATTTGAATTGGCTTCAGATTCTGTCTCCTGCCAAGGTTAATGTCCCCTTTTATTATTAACACAAGTTTTTCTTAAGATGAATGAGTTGTGACACATTCTAACCTATCTTATCTCACCTAATGTACAAACTTTTAAATCTTGCAATAGGCCTAGTTGTTAGttaaaaaaaggaaatttctCACAATATTGCACCGATACTCTAGATCCttgtatgttttaaaaatgtatgtgtgcatttatataATTTCATATCATTTCCTAGTTCACTTCACATACTTTGCATAGTATACATGCTCTATACTACAGAAATAGTAAAAATAGTCTTCTGCTGTTCCCAACACAGCCAAAACTTTTGTTGTACCAAATCCTTCCTATCTTGGACCCCCTTGGGATAGCTTTAAGTATTAATAACAAACTCATATCCTTGGACAATATATGTATTCCATTCAAAGGGGGGTATTATAATAACTTAATTTGTGTAGGATCATGCTATCATTACAGGCTAATCGGTTAGCTTGACAACTGTTGGCTTTGCTTGAAATAAGTTAATTTTTCATACTTGgcaaatttttctttttaatgttttagAAATAACCTCACAAAATCTTGTTAGCTTTATGCTTAAAGCAAGAAAACACCATTTGTGTAAAACATTGCCAATGGAGTTAGAAAAATGTAACatactgaaaaaatatttttagcagTTCAGATGTGGTCCATAGacttcaagttaaaaataacaaggaatataatttaatatttcccCTGTAATTTTGCTGTTTCATTCTTAATTGTGTTTTCCAGATATTGATGAATGTGAATTCTCTAACTACATGTGCCAGTTCCAATGTGTGAATCAGCCTGGCGGATATAGCTGTGTGTGCCCTGAGGGATACCAGCTCCAATCGACACGGATGTGCCAAGGTACATTCCAGACAAATTCCATAAGGCTGCTGAAGGGTCCTTGCTTCTGAAGTTTCTCATTGAAATGTTCTGCCTCTCATAGATATTAACGAGTGTGAAACGGCACACAACTGCAGAGATGATGAAATGTGTTGGAATTACTATGGAGGATTCCGTTGCTATCCCAGAAACCCCTGTAGTGAGCCATACGTGAAAACAGGCGAAGGGTGAGTCTAATCTTCTGATTAAATCAAGTTTGTTTGTGATAAATTATTTGTGCTTTTCAAAATTCTGTTCTAGAGTTTTGTAGCTTTTAATCCATTTCTAAAACcatctacaccgatcagccacaacattaaaacaacctgccaaatattgtgtaggtccccctcgtgccgccaaaacagcgccaacccgcatatcagaataacattctgagattatattcttctcaccacaattgtacagagcggttatctgagttaccgtagactctgtcagttcgaaccagtctggccattctctgtcgacctctctcatcaacaaggcgtttctgtccacagaactgctgctcactggatgttcagcagttacagaaatactcaaaccagcccatctggcaccaacaatcatgctatggtccaaatcactgagatcacatttttccccattctgatggttgatgtgaacattaacagaagctcctgatgattttatgtactgcactgctgccacacaattggctgattagataatcgcatggatgattgttggtggcagacgggctggtttgagtatttctgtaactgctgatctcctgggattttcacacacaacagtctctagaatttactcagaatggtgccaaaaacaaaaaacatccagtgagcggcagttctgcggacggaaacgccttgttgatgagagacgtcaggagagaatggccagactggtttgaactgacaaagtctacggtaactcagataaccgctctgtacaattgtggtgagaagaatataatctcaggatgctattctgagatgcgggttggtgctattttggtggcacgagggggacctacacaatattaggcaggtggttttaatgttgtagctgatcggtgtatatgctaAGGTAAAATTCACTTTCAGCATATAAAGTTCACtttatgcacatactgtatatgcatttaaaatttactgtatttctcttctggaaaaatggaccaaaaatattgatgacttgtgTTGAAATACACACATTGTTGTCTAATCAAATGGGTATttgcctattggctattttaaagaaaagggaaaaCCCTTTCAACATctcccacccaaacttcctgtttcaatgggaAATACATCAAAGCTCGTGAAGCCATATTATGGGGcttttaacatatttttatataCGCTTTCTGATTTTAATGCCATTCAACCTTTTAAGTCCTCttgatttcttgtttttgtttggaATATTTGAAGAACTTGGAAATTTCCTCATAACTGCAGTGGTTGGCCaccattttaaactttttaatcctgaataataaaaaaacctaGTGTATAAATTTACTCTGTATCTACAGTCGCTGTAGGTGCCAGTCGCCAAATGTTTGCCGGGGACTGCCTCCTGTCATTGTCTACAAGTACATGAGCATCTTTTCTGATCGCTCAGTTCCTGCGGATATCTTCCAGATTCAAGCTACTAGTGTGTACCCCAACATGGTAAACACTTTCACGATCAAATCCGGCAATGAGGGAGGAGAATTCTACCTGAGGGTAAGGCATGATAATGGACTGAGTAAACCCTGGGCTGTTCGTATTGTTTAATGGGTAATTCTCAGGAAACAGTGCCATTTGTCATTTTATCATTACATTTGTACTgtcaagaaatcatattttcacagCTCAGGCCCTCAGTACCAGTGCCATAACAGCCATAAATATTGGGGGATCACCACATGTTTTGTGTCAACACTGTTACATTCATTTGAAGTTGAAGATCAGTGCAAAAATGTTCAATTACAGACTTAGCTAGCAAACATCACTGCACCACACCACATTATTTACAGTCAGAATCGTTAGAAaccattttttttctgtaaataattTATCTATGATTTTTCCCATTACAAAGTTGAACTATTGAGCTTGACAAGGCCAGTATAAGTGTAAAAATAATAACATGTTGATAAAGACTGTAAGAGAACTTCTGTTTGAACCCAAAACAGGTTTtgtgtcaaccctgttacattcaaaatgtttagagCTTGAAAAATACAGAGTTGAATATCAGTACAAAAATGCTTAATTCTGACTTTAGCTTGCAAATATCTTTGCACAACACCCTGTTATTTATTATCAAGAACTATATTTTTTCCTGTACAAAAATGAACACTTTTCCTGTAACAGCGGTGAACTTTTAAGCTTGATGAGGCCAATAAAAGTGTAAACACAAAGACATGCTGAAAAAGACTGTAAGAGAACTTACCTCTGTTTGAACCCATGGCATTTTCctttcaaaatatgttttgtgtcaactctattaaattaaattacaatatGTTTTAGGGTTGAAGATCAGTGCAAAAATGGCTAATAAGGATCTTAACTTGCAAATTCCATTGCATCACACCCCAAATATTGTTCTATTATAGTGAAGaacaatattttgtttttctttacaagAAAACATAACTGATTTTTCCCATAACAGAGTTGAACTATTTAGCTTGATGAGGACAATATGTGTAGACATGATGAAATGCTCATATAGACTGTAAGAGAACTTACCTTTCTTTGAACTTATAACATTTTcctttcaaaacatgttttgtgtcaaccctgttacacTCGAAAGGATTCAGAGTTGAAGATCAGTtgcaaaaaatattattacacCACATTATAGTCATTATTCTTGTGCTTTTTGTcaagaaaactatttttttatgtaaaaaattgATAACAATGATTTTTCCCATAACAGAGTTGAACTATTGATCTTGATGagagaaatactgtatatatatataaacaaataaaatcataatctaatttctctttcaaaacatattttgtgtCAGCCCTGTTACAACCAAATTTGATTTGGGGTTGAATGTTGCAGAGTTGGATGTCTAATAATGGCCTTAGCAAGCATCAAGTGCATAACATACAAATGGCACTGTTTCCTGAAAATAACCCTAATAGAACTAACATTTGATTGTGGTAATGACTAGATATCAAGATTTggctttctctgtctctttcagcGTTCCAGTAATGTAAGTGCGATGCTAGTAATGACCAAGCCTTTGACTGGACCAAGAGAACATATTGTGGATTTGGAGATGGTCACCCAGAGCAATGTCTTGAGTTACCGTTCAAGCTCACTGCTAAGACTCACCATTATTGTGGGTCCATACCCTTTTTAAACCATCTAGATAAGCCAAATCAGCACCTTGGTTTTATCATTGTACTATAGCTTACTATATTTAAAGTGTTCAACACAGCATGGTTGCCTAAATGtgatctagatcagtggttctcaactggtgggtcgtgacccaaaaatTGGTTGCAGGTCTCTGGAGGAGAAAACGCTTTCCATATCTTTTGTTACTGATGATCAAAGGctgtgcgtccaatcaaactctacaatgTTTCGCTGCAAATTCATGTCTCACATGgttgaagctagccaaattaggcagatgacAAAATGGACAAGtagtgtgacatgccctcattcTCAAAACCTATGAACAAAACTACATAAGATAAAAGAAGATATGACCCATACTGCATTAAATAACAGACCATTTGCAGAAGCCTATTATTAAACTTCAGTATGATGTTAAGGACAATTTGGGACAGTGTTAGATTGCCACTGGATGTcctatgtaaaatctgggtcctaaagcaaaaccggttgagaaccactggtccaAATAGTATAGAAATGTGCAGAATTATTGCGTTTCTAAAAGGATTTGGTTTACCAAACATAAAAAGTTGGTTGTCTGGTATCTACTGAAGTTTTCCAATAATGTGTACTATTGAAAATGGAagacaaaaattatttgtcttggTAGTAAGAGGTTTGCAAGATTCTGCTGTATGGATACTTGtcagtttttaaagggatagtttacccaaaaaagaaaaatcatttacttaccttcatggtgttcaacccatatgactttctttcttccatacaacacaaaagaagaatttaaGCAGAATATTCTCGCTTCTCTTTTCATAAATGGGTATCTGGGggtatgcaataaaaaaataaaataaaataaaaaatccagcctggtctcatgaacttTATGTGACCATGgtaatatttttgcaaaacaaaattacgtgccttatacgtttggctgcagtttcccagtgaagtgtccagcagggggcaccataagtgagtgaaatggtgtcgtaatcagacaaggttttttagCTGACAAttaaatggaggttttaatgagtaaaatgtacctcaccaacctaaaactttaacctaaacctaaccgacagtgatctaaaatcaaaaagagaaatgaaaagcatattttctgaagcaaccacgtcattttgtgtcgccTCTATGAGCTACCACAGAAGTTA
Coding sequences:
- the LOC127438716 gene encoding EGF-containing fibulin-like extracellular matrix protein 1, translated to MLGVCLCLSIVVHLAVSQDAEEPITYTCTEGYEFDIEKQSCKDIDECKTVQEACKGGMKCINHFGGYLCLPHNARIFVSNGEDEPTTAPPVEPGAGGGALPVIPAISRGDYSRVYQSASHSIQCGVGFMADSQNYCRDVNECANANPCQHQCYNLIGSFICQCEVGFELASDSVSCQDIDECEFSNYMCQFQCVNQPGGYSCVCPEGYQLQSTRMCQDINECETAHNCRDDEMCWNYYGGFRCYPRNPCSEPYVKTGEGRCRCQSPNVCRGLPPVIVYKYMSIFSDRSVPADIFQIQATSVYPNMVNTFTIKSGNEGGEFYLRRSSNVSAMLVMTKPLTGPREHIVDLEMVTQSNVLSYRSSSLLRLTIIVGPYPF